aatatttttggaagtcggAGAAAGAGGATGTGGTGcgtaggaggcgtgcaagagaagcgagagcaagaggagatggtcctagcacgacaagagaagatcatcctagcTCCACAAATTGATTAAGTGATGATGATTAGAGTACTTTTTGTAATCGGAAcccatagttttccaatcaccttgggttgtaatttattatttattgaattgagtattttatgttgttttgaatttagtattttatttaaagtgagaataaatttatttaatatggtaatatatttatactataagagaatctttattcaaatgacataaacacaccaaataaaattacataaacacaccaaataataaaaacctcactaaaatgaactaaaataaaacacaccaaataaaattacataaacacaccaaataataaaaacctcactaaatgaactaaaataaaacacaccaaataaaattacataaacacaccaaataataaaaagatcactaaaatgaactaaaataaaacacaccaaataaaattacataaacacaccaaataataaaaacctcactaaaatgaactaaaataaaacacaccaaataaaattacataaacacaccaaataataaaaacctcactaaatgaactaaaataaaacacaccaaataaaattacataaacacaccaaataataaaaacctcactaaaatgaactaaaataaaacacaccaaataaaattacataaacataccaaataataaaaaacacactaaatgaacttaattatcttcagcttgtttcaatgcccactggtgctctatcaagtcatttTGCCGGGCATTGTGCATGCCTGGCCTTTGAaatgcagtatatcgttgaatgaccctttcattgtaacgtccatccctttctaatggctcatgttgcacgggcttatcggtggcgtcatgagcacgatatatacgtgttcttgaattgttcatcgtgtctgcctcatattcatcaacggcttcataatcatactcatcttccacaatcatgttgtgaagaatggtgcacgtcatcatgatggatcgaagtgactctacatcaaacaatctggcagcacccctgacgatcgcccagcgagcttggaggataccgaaacaacgctccacatccttcctgcacccctcttgacatcttgcaaagtgtttttccctTGCACTTCGCCGACGTgacactgttttgacaaatgttgaccaccttgggtaaatgccgtcggctaggtagtatggcccgtcATACATATGTCCGTTGACCTcatacgtgacttttggtgcctttccttgcaaGACATtgttgaacactggggattggacAATGacgttgaggtcattttgagctcctgGAACCCTGAAAAaggcgtgccaaatccatgtatcaaaagatgccactgcctccaaaatgatactttttgctcattttctgtctctataagcgccttgccatgcacttggatagtttttccaagtccaatgcatacaatcaatgctcccaatcatcccaggaaaactTCGCATCTCGGCCTTCTTCAAAAGCTTTTCCAAGTCCATGTGAGTAGGTTtccggaggtactctgcggtgtagatagattcgattgctccgcaaaacctcatcagggactcaagaatggttgatttccccatcctcgctatctcatccacttggtctgtaGCTGCTTCATACGCAAGCATCTGCAGCGCaacagtaattttttgctcgggaatgagacccataacaccacaagcatccttcttttgcacaaagtaaaaatcatggttgcaacaacaatcatgattttgttgaacaaaagtcgttccattctaaaacgacatCTGAAGTATGTATCAGTTAATGCACTATTatggacaaaataatcgtccaacaGCTTGTCACCTCGttgttgcctgcttctatcaaggtttttGGAACAGGTGGGCCTGCATATATGAGCCACagcttggatgactcgacgAGAATGTGAGTCTCTGGCCAttcttgcttcgtcatctctccttctccgctcctcatcctctttcttctcattttgggctacatggagattgaacattccttcagattggttaaacaattcttcctcttcttgatcgatttcccacatcatgcttgaagaagaagacattgtaagtagaaactatgaataatgatacagattttgatttggtgaagaatgaagcagaaactatgaataatgatagagatattgagaaaattggtgtgagatttaaaaggatggatgatggattatatGAAGGATTCTGAAATGATTACGTTGAAGatagtgccacgtggcatgtcgtcattcgttaaaaatctgatcgaaatctatcctaaaagattctgaaaagataacgacacgtgcCACGATgatattggataaaaatcttatcgaaatccatcaccaataattatcttttcggataatgacacgtggcgcaacgagaatgatttaaaatctgatcgaaatctatcctcaaagattctgaaaagataacgacacgtggcacgatgacattagataaaaatcttatcaaaatcTATGACCATTAATAGTTTTGGGTAAATGACAcatggcgcaacgagaacgatttaaaatatcttatccgaaattacaaaaaaaattattttgtaaaaaaaaaaaaaattattttattgcctattgccagggctattcaagtgcaaaggtggagatgcaaaaagcATTTACTGTTTATTATGGCAGTTTCTGTTCAcatggtggattgaatagtggattgtctgggggggagggctccaagagTAGAGTTGCTCTAAGGCCCTTTTTGTACCTGATGAGATGGCTATTTAAaacatcattttatttattcattttacGATAATATTCGCATCTCTTAGGAATTTCTCCCACGCATTTTCCCCatataaatttttataattagaacggttcaatttcttaatctttatttgaatattatcccagtaaaaattatttgaatcgAAAATTATTTATGCATCCAAACGTAGAACAAGTTATTTGCAAAATCATTCTTAATATTTCATTTACCTATTTCTTTTCTCTTATATGCAAAACTAATGACAACACTTAATAATAATGTACTTATACAACTAATACAACTCATGTACCAAAAACTATAGAAATTACACATAATTTGCATTTCTATAAACCAATGAGAGTGCCTATAATACGATATTGTACTGAATTTTAAAATCCAGACTTGTAACTGCCAAACTACTTGTAGCATAACCTAGGGTTAGGCTTGGTCTTGTTAACAAATCAAAATGGGTAGTGGTGGTAGCGCTTAGATCAAGTTCACCCGTTTTAGGAGGGTAAGAACAAGGTAACGGTAAGGGCAGTGAAATTGATTTTACTCCTCACTCTAAACAGTAATTGTCTTTGTAAACTGATGAATCTACGAGAATTTAAAATGAACTATGTTTCGCTAGCTATTGAAAGAGGAGCAACATGTGTtgctaaaaaatcaattataaaTTGACACGTGTCTAAATAATTGAAGTTAAAAACTATAATTAGACAATTATCCATTTGTCATTCGGCATGATTCATTTAAAATTAGATGCTTGAAAGGGTTAAGTTTTTTAAAGAAATCATTCAAATAGTAGTTCAAATTGAATTGTACTCCATTTGGACTGTTTTACTGAAACTATATTTTACGTCCTTCTCAAATCTTTGCCACGTTTTATCGGACCAACGACCGATCGTTaaaagtaggggtgggttcggtttaattcggttcggttttttgccaaaaccgaaaccaaaccgaaatttcggttcggttcggttcggttcatttttttttcggtttttttcggttcggtttcggttttttgtttttttttttctttcaaaaaatgaaaaacattgaaattttaaattttaacgtatccaacacaatcataacataagcattctaactataatcaaagacaatgaaaataaacaacttgattagtaaaagaaatgtgtgggtggatttatttagtgtgtgttggattcttttccatcacaaattcccTAAGTAATCTACccaaaataaatgtttatggattctgttacatgttatatgagagtagatttggaaaagaaagctgagacagaagtagacagtgctatggagatggatgtaggtacttcaggatgaggtttggttccggaaccttatatgggggataaataataggttagggtttagagtttttataggattttttttttaatattttgagcttaaagtttggcaacacattgggtttagcacattttaacttacaaattgggtttagaaaataatatccaaaacaaataattaaataaaaaaattaatttaattaattcggttcggttcggtttggttcggtttctagatcactaaaaccgaaccgaaccaaaagaattcggttcggttcggttttttcaattcggttcggtttttttgttcggttcggttttttcggtttcggttcggtttggttttcggtttttttcggttttcggttttttgaacccacccctagttaaAAGTATTGAAAGTTGCCCTAAGACATATCACGTGCTTTTATTTTGACACTcataatttttcttaaaataaaaataaataaataaaactcttAATGTGGCTTTCGCATTCTTTGTCCCCCTTAGTAATAGTAAACGAAAAACTTACAACTCGTTATTTGCCAAAGAAAAATaggagattttttagtgtgttaAAAACACAACTCGATATATTAAATTGTGGACATTTGAGAAAAAATTTCAACCATTTTATGACATTTGTATACCGGCCAGTGATCCCGgtacattaaaaaatttctcaaaaaaaaggaagagattGAACAACACAattggaacccaaaaacaaaacgcaaagtgagagagagatatatttAATACagcaaaaatgaatttgaatcacccCGGTTCTTCTCTTCAAATTGTCGACTTCTAAAGCCAATCCACCTATTGAAGGAGTGGTCGGATTTTTATTCCAAAATTAAGTTTTAATATTTAGAACCTAACCCATATCTGGTGAGTTACTGTGACCCATCACTGAAGTTATTGTGACCCATACACGCTGCAAAGCAAACTCTATAGCCTACCGACTTGCACGGATTGGACTAACTCTAACCCAAAGTTGTGAATGGGATACCTCCCGTCCGAGTGTTATTATTGATTTGCAGAAGAATGTACTCTAAGGCATTGAAAACTCTTATGTAAAcgcttgggttttaccatatgaatgaaatgaaacaaattatcgtatttttcataaaaaaaaaataaaaaaaataaaaaaaaccatatcTGGTGAGTTGGTCGGTAGACCACTAAAATGCCCTCCTCTACTGTTTACCACTGTGACTAAACGTTATATGCCCCAACTCTTCTTAAATGGATAGTGCCCTTTTTATATCATGGAGAATAATAtgtaaatttaacaaaaatttcaGCATAATTTGTAGCGAACCACTAAAGCCCGTTTCTCTAAATTTAACAACCAATTCAAAGTGGGCACCTTTTTAGTGCCAACTTGAAACTCCGGATTGTTCTTGAAACATCAACAGcttctcttttcctttattaACTGAAGGATAGCAAAACAGCGATCGGCTGAAGTTTTCCTTGAGTTCTTAACTCCCGATCCCGGCGCGAGTTAGCATCTCGGAGAAGTTAAAGATACCTGAACTTGCTTTCTGCGGCGCAGGTTAGCCTTCTGTGACAAACTCTTGTatgatatatgtatattatcttcgttttttgtcaatttatttgatatgattgggttcgtataaaaaagaaaacaattgttctgtttttggttttttattcaaatttttttattagattTTAGGGACTTTcaggtgaatttttttttagactTTTAGGCTGCTTTCTTTTTTTGATAAACGTTGCGTTCGATCTCTTAGTTTCTGAACTTTGTTGATTTCTTATCAGTTATCAAGCCTGATGATTGATGATTCTTGAACGAAAAGCCACAGCAAGGGAAACAAGCATTAAACAAAGGCAACCCCTAAAGTCTTCTGCAGCCaccctagttttttttttttttttttttttttttttaacacccGCCACCCTAGTTTTCAGTAGCAGCAAGTCCTATCGCTGTCCTTCCTGCAGCAACATGCTGCTGCTCCTAGAAGCTACGGTCTTAGGGTCTTTAGGTGACTCCTTGATGTAAATCTCCTTAAATCAAGGAATGCTTTGTAATCAGTCAAAAGTCATATGTTTAGGCCTTAAATCAAGGAGAAGGTGGCGTGTATCTTCCCTTGTGTTTTTTTGCTTCATATAACGCCTCTTGCTGTAAACACAAAACATCAATTGGAAATATACCAAAACTCATTTTTCCACAATGATAGATGGTTCAAGTTTGTTTAATGCGCTCTCGTTAATTCCTGTATTCGTGTCACGAGTGTAAGGTTGGTGTTGGTGGAATCAATTATTGACAGTAAGACAACGCAACATGGTAGGTAGATCGTTGTTTATGATCATATTGTATTAGATTAGACTGTTGGTGTCGGTTGAATGAATTTGTGAGTTTGACAATGCAGCATGGTAGATTGTTCTTATTTATGTCATGATAGATTAGATTGTGTTAGTGTCGGTTGATGGAAGGATTGACAGTCTAACAATGCGACCTGATGGATTGTCGTCATATTCGTGTTATTAGATTGTGTGACATGAATTATAAATTATCATGTTTTTGTTCGTTACAATCTTCATGTATTTGTTTCTTTAGGTGCAACTTTGATTGATGGGTCGTATTATTTAATATGTTATGTTTGCATAGAGCGGAGTGTTAGCAACGTTTAAATATTTTTCACTTAAGGTGGCTCACATATTAGTCATTAATATTTAGTTACTGATATTGGTAATTAGTTAAGATATGAATTAGTCAAACAACCCACTCCAAGCATGACTCTAGTTGATTACAATCCACTAAGAGCATGACTCTAGTTGACACATAAGAGGAGTGATTTTGACTCAGCGAATCCCTTGATGGTAGGGATTAGTGGAGTTAATTTGTTTTCATGTGAGATTAAGAGGTATGTAGCCTAGCCTATATAAAGCCTTGCATTCCTTCTGAGAAAGGTACTCGAGTGGCAATAGGCTAGAAGTTCACTTAAACTAGAGTTATAGGAGCTTTCGATTATTTTGTGCCGCTAGAAACCTGTTGTTGGACAATCATGGCTGGATGTTAGTTTGAATTCTATTTACATGTTGCTCCGTTAAATGTGATCACCAAAACTGATAACATGTGATATCAGAGCCACCTTCAGTACATATTGTTCACAATTCAGTTTTCCTACGGCACGAAGTGATATTGTTTGATCGTGCTTAAGGGTTCAAACTTGTTTAATCTATTCCTATTACGAGTTATATTTCATTATTATATGGAACCTGTAAGTTGATGCCATATCCATGtatattatgagttttcatttgAACTTAGTAAATTGATACATATATAATTGCTTCATGTTGATTTAAGATTAGCCACATCATCTTTAGTCTATAAAGTGTGTGCTTTAATCACTTAAGGAGTTTAGTTTTAAAAACATGAAATAAGGAATGAGGCATCTACAAATTACAGTAATCTAAATAACTACTCTACCAGCAGGAAGTAATTATTTAATATTAGTGAAAAGCAAAATGACAATGTAGACATATAAGTGTTGGTTTTTCTATTCCCACACGTATGGATTTTTGGTTTTGATGTCTTGATTACATAAAAGCATATGTAAATTCTTGTGTTATACAACCTTTGCCCACACGAAGGTGTGAATTTACATTTCGAAAGCATGattattgtttgttttttctttggtttGCAGTTATCTCTTTTGATTCATCTCGTGTTCCAATGTTGTGTGGTGACAATTTTTATGATTGGAACGACAAAGTCCTGTTAGCTTTGGGGTGCATGTATCTCGACCTTGCTCTCCGTGGAGATGAACTACCCATGCCCATGGAATCAAGCACTCAAGAAGGCAAGGCTGCGTATGATTGTTGAGAGCGATCTAATCGCTTAAATTTGATGCTCATCAAATCCAATGTGAGCAAGAGCATTCAGAGTTCAATCCCAGAATGTGATAAGTTGACAGATTTCATGAAAGCCATTGAAGAACAGTATGTGAAATCTGATAAGTCACTTGCTAGCTCCTTGATGCAGAAACTTTCAAGCATGAAGCACAACAATTCCAAGAGTGCGTGTGCACATTATGGAAATGAGAGACATTGCAGCTCCATTAAAGTCTTTAGAGATAAAGATTTCTGAGTCACTCTTGGTTAATTTCATTCTCAATTCTCTCCACTTGAGTATGGACCAATCAAGATTTCCTATAATATACAAAAGGAAAAGTGGTCTTCCAATGAACTTCTGACCATGTGTGTTcaagaggaagagagattgAAACTTGAGAAATTGAAATTTGCTCATTTGGTAATTAACGAGCATGAAGGTGCCAAGAAAGGTCCTAAGGTCAAGGGAAAGAAACTGATGAAGCATTTTGCCAACAAGGATGCATGCTTATGTTAACGAAGTCAAGCCCACAACGACATTCCTGCAACTTGAGGAGTCTTCATCAGTTCAAACTCTTCTCTTTATTTGTTCCTAGTTTATAGGATTGTTGactttttcaaatgtttgttgtaACTAAAGCTGCGCATGCAATTTGATCAGATTTGTAATTTTTGAATGGTTCTTGTATCTcggataagaggaagggttgagcatttttgcaggtctgcctgtccgttggggatggaggtcgacatatataggagtctccctaacatcaagtaataatgctattcctttaccctgcttggtcatagcacggtagtgggagctgccagcttcacatgttttaactctgtcagagcactttgaaaaagtggtctgtagtatctggaaagctgatgttgcgtgtgaagattacagacaagctttatccaaggagatccagctcttgaagttaggaaagtggtgcctcttcggtttttgaacaagcaatcctgtcggggatctagctctcgagattcggagaacgatgcctctttgatttttgagaaagcaatcttgctgggggtctggctctcgagattcggagagcggtgtctcttcgatttttaagaaagtaatcatgttggaagtctggctctcaagattcggagggcggtgcctcttcgattttggagcaaggaatcttgttgggagtgttttctcgaatgtgagtaaaggttgggcatgtttgctagtctaccttgccacgaagcacagaggttgacacacagggactttccaattatccagcagtggtactgttcctttagcctctcttcgattttttagaaagtaatcatgttgggagtctggctctcgagattcggagggcggtgcctcttcgattttggagcaagcaatcttgttgggagtgttttctcaaatgtgagtaaaggttgggcatgtttgctagaggttgacacaccgggactttccaattatccagcagtggtactgttcctttaccattgtgggtaataatatggtagctagaccttcaaaatttatgtgtctaaactttgttagtgttgtttctttgctattcttttacccttcttggtcagagcgatgtagtgggagctgcaagcttcacgtgtctcaactttgtcagagaactttggcaaagttatctgtggtacccatgagctactgttgcgtgtgggaagtgggtgattgaacagtacgattcatgtgctttctacttcgccagaaatcttcgacagaatgcccataatttccgcaaagctgagtgtgcgtgtgacaggtactgacaaggctggaaaagtaggtgtctcttcgatttctaagattggccctcgtggtctctgagcagctcagcttttgagaaaacaagcttcttcgatttctgagatcagccttcgtggtctttgagcagcccagcttttgagaaagcaaacgcctcttcgatttctgagatcgaccctcgtggtctctgagcagcccagcttttgagaaagcaaacgcctattcgatttttgagcaggcgcctcttcgatttctgaagcttcgtcgagtgcagatttttataggggctgacattaagttccaaagcacacttgaatatccaccagtagaagctccattcttgcacttctaagatcttgatttgtccgacctcttctctcttcaacacctttgaaaatgtctggcccctccgaccgtcgttttgacttgaaccttgttgaagaggcaacctcgccttctccagacaacatatggcgcccatccttcgtctcccctactggtcctcttaccgttggggattccgtgatgaagaatgatatgaccgctgcggtagtggccaagaaccttctcactcccaaagataacagactactttccaaacggtctgatgagttggctgttaaggaatctctggctctcagtgttcagtgtgcaggttctatgtctaatatggcccaacgcctatttgctcgaacccgccaacttgaatcattggcggttgaagtgatgagtctcaaacaggagattagagggctcaagcatgagaataaacagttgcaccggctcgcacatgactatgctacaaacatgaagaggaagcttgaacagatgaaggaatctgatggtcaggttttacttgatcatcagagatttgtgggtttgttccaaaggcatttattgccttcatcttctggggctgtaccgcttaatgaagctccaaatgatcaacctctgatgcctcctccttctagggttctgtccagtactgaggctccgaatgatccccctccggtgccttctctttctggggctctaccgactgctgagacttctcctaagcaacctttgtgaaggctccctcttgtttgtttattttgactcaagcaCAAAACATCAATTGGAAATATACCAAAACTCATTTTTCCACAATGATAGATGGTTCAAGTTTGTTTAATGCGCTCTCGTTAATTCCTGTATTCGTGTCACGAGTGTAAGGTTGGTGTTGGTGGAATCAATTATTGACAGTAAGACAACGCAACATGGTAGGTAGACCGCTATTTATGATCATATTGTATTAGATTAGACTGTTGGTGTCGGTTGAATGAATTTGTGAGTTTGACAATGCAGCATGGTAGATTGTTCTTATTTATGTCATGATAGATTAGATTGTGTTAGTGTCGGTTGATGGAAGGATTGACAGTCTGACAATGCGACCTGATGGATTGTCGTCATATTCGTGTTATTAGATTGTGTGACATGAATTATAAATTATCATGTTTTTGTTCGTTACAATCTTCATGTATTTGTTTCTTTAGGTGCAACTTTGATTGATGGGTCGTATTATTTAATATGTTATGTTTGCATAGAGCGGAGTGTTAGCAACGTTTAAATATTTTTCACTTAAGGTGGCTCACATATTAGTCATTAATATTTAGTTACTGATATTGGTAATTAGTTAAGATATGAATTAGTCAAACAACCCACTCCAAGCATGACTCTAGTTGATTACAATCCACTAAGAGCATGACTCTAGTTGACACATAAGAGGAGTGATTTTGACTCAGCGAATCCCTTGATGGTAGGGATTAGTGGAGTTAGTTTGTTTTCATGTGAGATTAAGAGGTATGTAGCCTAGCCTATATAAAGCCTTGCATTCCTTCTGAGAAAGGTACTCGAGTGGCAATAGGCTAGAAGTTCACTTAAACTAGAGTTATAGGagcttttgattattttgtgCCGCTAGAAACCTGTTGTTGGACAATCATGGCTGGATGTTAGTTTGAATTCTATTTACATGTTGCTCCGTTAAATGTGATCACCAAAACTGATAACATGTGATATCAGAGCCACCTTCAGTACATATTGTTCACAATTCAGTTTTCCTACTGCACGAAGTGATATTGTTTGATCGTGCTTAAGGGTTCAAACTTGTTTAATCTATTCCTATTACGAGTTATATTTCATTATTATATGGAACCTGTAAGTTGATGCCATATCCATGtatattatgagttttcatttgAACTCAGTAAATTGATACATATATAATTGCTTCATGTTGATTTAAGATTAGCCACATCATCTTTAGTCTATAAAGTGTGTGCTTTAATCACTTAAGGAGTTTAGTTTTAAAAACATGAAATAAGGAATGAGGCATCTACAAATTACAGTAATCTAAATAACTACTCTACCAGCAGGAAGTAATTATTTAATATTAGTGAAAAGCAAAATGACAATCTAGACATATAAGTGTTAGTTTTTCTATTCCCACACGTATGGATTTTTGGTTTTGATGTCTTGATTACATAAAAGCATATGTAAATTCTTGTGTTATACAACCTCTGCCCACAGGAAGGTGTGAATTTACATTTCGAAAGCATGattattgtttgttttttctttggtttGCATTTATCTCTTTTGATTCATCTCGTGTTCCAATGTTGTGTGGTGACAATTTTTATGATTGGAACGACAAAGTCCTGTTAGCTTTGGGGTGCATGGATCTCGACCTGCTCTCTGTGGAGATGAACTACCCATGCCCATGGAATCAAGCACTCAAGAAGGCAAGGCTGCGTATGATCGTTGAGAGCGATCTAATCGCTTAAATTTGATGCTCATCAAATCCAATGTGAGCAAGAGCATTCAGAGTTCAATCCCAGAATGTGATAAGTTGACAGATTTCATG
This window of the Malus domestica chromosome 03, GDT2T_hap1 genome carries:
- the LOC139194615 gene encoding uncharacterized protein — its product is MTKQEWPETHILVESSKLWLIYAGPPVPKTLIEAGNNEDACGVMGLIPEQKITVALQMLAYEAATDQVDEIARMGKSTILESLMRFCGAIESIYTAEYLRKPTHMDLEKLLKKAEMRSFPGMIGSIDCMHWTWKNYPSAWVPGAQNDLNVIVQSPVFNNVLQGKAPKVTYEVNGHMYDGPYYLADGIYPRPGMHNARQNDLIEHQWALKQAEDN